aagcccgaagtggcgctgtggttcaagtggtagaggctagccttgagcaaaaagacactgagggacagtgcccaggccccgagtttaagcctcaagactggcaaaaataaataaattaaaattaaatacacacacaggtGGGGGGTATATggcatgtggctcagtggtagaatgcttgccttccaTATGCAAGGCCCTGGTCCCAACTTGGGGGATgatggggttgggggggtggggagactgaGGGACAAACAACAgaaccttcttttaaaaaatttaataaatatggTCACGCATATATAGGtgtgagctcacacctgtaatcctagctactccagaggttgagatccgaggatcaccgttcaaagccagctcagggaggaaagtccgtaaggcttatctccagtgaaccaccagaaaagtggaagtggcactgcggctcaaagtggtagagagctagccttgagcagaagagcttagggacagcgcccaggcccagagttccaacaccatgaccaacaaataaaattaacaaatgtACACACCTGCAACTGCACTCCAGAAATGTATCTTCTGGGAAGATGGTTGAGGAGACCCCAAACGTGACAGCCTTTGAGACAgggcaggtggggtggggagcctTGGACAGTCAGTACAGAGAGGACCAGGATGCTGGTTCTCAGGCCTCAGGCAGGCCTAGAGCTGTGGTGCCGTGAGGTTTCTTTCCTGAGGGACCAGTGCTTCTACAGAGCCAACTCCCTACTCTCCACCCCTCCCTGCCCATCACTCAGAAGATCTGATCTGTGGCCCTGGATGTTCATGGTAGAGACACACGTTCCTGAAGGGCATCCACGCAGCCTGCGTGGTTTCAGGGACAATGAGCTTTAAAGGGAAGACCGTAGCCAGGGACACGGTCATAACTGGAACTCATGGATGGGGCGGGGTGTGGCTCCACAGCCctttttcctgccaggctggctgtgGGCTACAGCTCTACCGTCGTGGACCCTGCTCAGCCTTAGCCATGGGGGGTAGGCAGGCCACGGGGGTGCAGGATGTATGTGGAGACCTAGCCCACGTGGCTCTCATTGCAGACCGTGGAACATGGCTTCCCGCACCAGCCCAGCGCCCTTGGCTACAGCCCTTCTCTACGTATCCTGGCCATCGGCACCCGCTCTGGGGCCGTCAAGCTGTATCCTTTCCAGCGATCGCCCCTCTCCCGAAGGTCTGGGAGGGCCTGGGGGTGGAGGCCCGGCCATCTTCCCCTCCTCGCTCATGAACTGCTAGCGTGAGGGCAGACTTTGCTGATTTCCAGCTGGGGAAGCAGTTTTCCTGGGGATGAGGCGGGGCATGTTGAGGGTGTAAGGAGTTGGATTGGCTGGCGGGAGGGCCTGGCATGGCAGTCATTTAGGTGAAAAGGGGGTGGGTGAATCCTGTCTTCTTATCACTCAAGCTCAACTGGGCCCACTGGGGTCTTGTGTGGCTGGGCATCGTGCCCAAAGAAGAGAGAGGCTTGGCCCTGGCCTCTCCTTCTCCCCTGATGGGGTGGGGCCTAGAGACTCTATTTGGCACTGCTCAGTACGGGAAGTCTTAGAAGAGCCTTAACGCTGCACCCACCTGTAGGTGAGTGGCCAGCCAGAGAATGGTTTCCTGCCACAATAGATCTCCCCAAAAATAACTGGCCATGTCTTCTAGGGAGGCCTGGACCCTGTTTCCCTGCCCCCCATCTCCACCTACCCATTACACAAAGCTTGTCccggggtgtccattcatcctcGGGAATCCACCTGTACAAAGCGGACACAGGCCTCAGCCAGGAGccagtgtgtgtgtttccctccctcctgatGAGTGGCGGGAATGGACTGGCCCTGGGCTCCGGCCCAGCAGAGGTGAGGTAGCTCTAAGGGGAGGGGGCAGCACTCGGTCAGCAACTTTTCCAGAGCCTACGCTGCAGCACACCCCATTTGGGTGGACGTTAGCCAAAGCATTGATCCTGACTGTCTAGGGGCTCTGGGAGATTTCAAGGGCAAGCCCACAAGTTCCAGGAGGGGTGCGTATCCATCGGTTGGACTTCTTTAGCTGGCCTGATCTGAGCCATGGTCTTGAACACCGCCATCTGTCTTGCACCCCTTAGAATGAGCCAGGGTCGGGAGTTGGGAGATAGGCATCTCTTTCCTAAaagccctcccccttcccaagtCTGTCACCGCTTGGTGGGAGGGAGCTCTCTCTTCCCCAAGCTGGTTAATCATTGCCAACACTGTCCATATCCTGGTTACCAATCCTTGGTGCTAGGTCTCGGGCCAAGTCTGTGGGGGATGGGCTTAGCCTGGTGCCCAGTGTGTTCTCACAGGGGCCACCAGGTGAGCCCATGGCTCTGTAGTTAGGGCTCCCGTGTTGGGGGTGCGgtttgttgggggaggggaaggaagcctAATAGCTGTCAGAGATAGAAGTTCACCTTCAGCATGGGAGGAGATGGTCACGGGCCTCGTGGCTGGCTGGGCTCGCTCTCCAGGGTCAAGTTAGTAGCTGAGTGTCCCTGGGTCAGGGCCGCTGCCATCCCTTCCCTACCCTGGGTCCTGGGCCTCCTGCTGTCAGGAGGAGCCATATATGctgcttcccacctgggctgagAGCGCGCGCTGCCTCTCAGGGTGGGAAAGGACCAGTGTGCAGAGATTTTCCTGAGCTTTCTCCCAGCTACGGTGCCCCCGGCGTGGAGTTCATGGGGCTCCATCAGGAGAACAACGCGGTGACGCAGATTCACTTCCTGCCTGGCCAGGTGAGGGCCCCTCCCGGTTCTTACCCTCCCGTCTTCTGGAGTGGGTGGGACGGGGAAGGAGGCACAGCCCGGGCTTGGTGCTGGGCAGAGACCTGGACCAACGCCTTCCCCAAACCGGAGGCTCCCCAGGCTGGGTCTGGGGCTCCGGGAGACCATCGCCCCAGCCTAGGCCACCCAAGAGCTAAAGCTCTCGAGGAATGCCGGCATTCCTTGGTCAACAACAGCACGAACTCCCctgtcccccgtccccccctcttcccttcccagtGCCAGCTGGTCACCCTGCTGGATGACAACAGCCTGCACCTGTGGAGTCTGAAGGTCAAAGGCGGGCTGTCAGAGCTGCAGGAAGAAGAGACCTACACCCTGCGTGGCCCCCCAGGGTAAGGATGCAGGCCCCTCCTGGGAGAGCCCTCATGCCCTTGCCAGGGCCTGCCCGGCATGTGTTTGAGCCACTGTATCCTATGCTCAGGGACTCAGGGTGCatgggtgggggtagggtgaccCCCCAGGTCCATGCTCCGGTATGTAGGAGGGTCCCAGCTGCTGTTTCTGCCTGTGTTCTCTGTCATCTTCCAGCCTATCCGTCCTGACGGAGACACTGTAAATAAACCCCATTCACGGCCCTCAGGGGCCAGACTTCCCCAGGCCAGGCCTTCCCTTGGGGCTGGGTTGGTGAAGACCCCAGGAGCTGGAGATTCGGGGCACCATCCAGCTCGTGCTCCGCTGTCATCTTCGGCAGGGCTCCCCCCAGTGCCACGCAGATCACCGTGGTCCTGCCTCACTCCTCTGGAGAGCTCCTCTACCTGGGCACCGAGAGTGGCAGCGTGTTTGTTGTACAGCTGCCCAGCTTCCGCACGCTAGACAGCCACACCGTCAGCTCGGACGCCGTGCTGCAGTGGTGAGGAGCCCCACGCCTCGGGTGGGGTATGGCCTTTCCCTGTTGGCCCCCAGAAAACGTCTCCATGTATCACTTCTTTCCTGGGGAGTCTATGGGGACAGGAAAGAAGATGCTCAACTCTCCCCTTGTTATCCAGATCGAGACTCTGTCACCCATACACAAGAGGGGCCTTAGGGGTAACTTGTCACCACAATTAACATTTAGGGAAGCAAGGTGtaaatggctcacgcctatcatcctagctactcaggaggctgaggtatgaggatggtgattcaaagccagcccaggcaggaaagtccatgagacgctttgTCTCtggcagaaagccagaagcagagtgtTATCTCAAGAGCTAGAGCATcactcttaagcaaaaaaagctaagagaaagtacccaggccctgagttcaagccccagtgctggcacacgcACATGTGACACACATGCACAGGCTTACAATCTGAGGGGAGTGAGGACCAACTCTTAGGCCTGTGTTCTTTGTGCTAAGACCAATAGTCTCAAAACCCTAGGGGCCCGGGCCCCACAGGGAGTctaaaagccccccccccccaccagagctCCCGTGCACATACAGCTGCAGGGCTGAAAAGCCGGGACAGCAcagccttaccacttgagccacagctccgcttctggattTTCGGGTGGTTCcctggagctgagagtctcacagccttccctgcttgggctggctttgaaccccggtcctcagagctccgcctcctgagtcgctaggatgacaggcatgagccacaggcatgttGCTCACTGGGGAATTCTTGATAGGGCTCTGTCCTGTTTTCCACGTTGCCCTtctcctccccgcctctccctgcTGGCCGCGTAGGATGCCCTCCTAGCACGGAGTGCCCCACTGGGCCGGGCGGCGTGGGCTCATGGCACTCCCCTGCCCAGGTTGCCAGAGGAGGCCCGCAACCGGCGGGTGTTTGAGATGGTGGAGGCTCTTCAGGAGCACCCTCGAGACCCCACCCAGATCCTGATCGGCTACAGCCGGGGCCTTGTTGTCATCTGGGACCTGCAGGGCAGCcgtgtgctctaccatttcctcTGCAGCCAGGTAGGTGGTGGGGACAGTGGCCCTCCTGGGCCCCGCGGTGCTGAAGACCCAGCAGCAGCCATTGGGGATGCTGCCCTGGTGCCAGACActgctctccccctctcccctctgaaGCAACTGGAGAATGTCAGCTGGCAGCGGGACGGCCGTCTGATTGTCACCTGCCACTCGGACGGCAGCCATTGCCAGTGGCCTGTGTCTGGGGAAGCCAAGCAGTCGGAGCCCTTGCGCAGTTGCATGCCTTATGGTCAGTGCTTTCCCTGCCGAGTGGCGCCCAGCCCTGCCCAACCCCCCCCCTCCAGGAGCACCTAATTCCTTCCGGGACTCGGGGTTAGGGCGCCTGGCTTACAGAAGCAAAACCTGGGTTCCTAGAGGTTCATGGCTTGGTCCAGAGAGCCACACCTCCTGTTTTCAGATGCCCGCCGTGGCTCTTTCGGCCCTGTGCAGGGCAGGCCCCCTGCACGGTCCACTTGTGGACGTGGACAAAGGATCTGTGCCCGTGGGAGCTGGCACGTGTCTTGAGTGGGGGCCCTGCTCAGGCGTATTTCTTTCCCTTTAGGTCCCTTCCCTTGCAAAGCTATTACCAAAATCTTCTGGCTGACCACCAGGCAGGGGTAGGTATTTAAGCAGCCGTGTGCCTGCTTTGCAGAGCCTCCCTGGAGGGCCGGAGAGACtgccgggcccctgctgggggtgGCGGTGCCAGGCAAGGGCCaacccaggggagggagggaggacaggttTATCGTTCATATCTCTCGATAGCTCGCTTCCTGCCAAGTCCCTTCCCAGAGGGCCGACAGGATCAGTGAGATGGATCATTCTTGGGGCCACAGCCCCGTTTCTCCAGGCGGAACCCTGTAGGGCAGCTGGTGGGGAAGCAGAGGGGGCGCTGCGGGAGGACCCGGCGGCCGCACCTCCTCAGGACCCCCATCTTGGGCGCTCCCCCTCATTCTGAGTTCGTGTTGGCCGCTGCAGCCAGAAAGAGCTCCCATCCAGCCCTGCGCTCTCCAAATGCCCTGAGACTCCTCCCTCCTGGTGTGGGGCCCGCCAGCCCCCAGTCCTTGCTGCAAAGGCCGGGCACTGCCCCGGCTAcccgcccaccccgccctccctccctccctgcctgcaggTTGCCCTTCACCATCTTCCAGGGCGGCATGCCGCGGGCCAGCTACGGGGACCGCCACTGCATCTCGGTGGTCCGCGACGGCCAGCAGACCGCCTTCGACTTCACCTCCCGCGTCATCGACTTCACCGTCCTCACCGAGGCAGACCCTGCGGCTGGTAGGCAAGCCTCGGCAATGCGcatgcaggggggggggggcagggggacacaCCAGTGAAGACAGTCCCATAGGGATATTCCCCAAACCCACCATGAGCCACCTCTGGGCCACCGAGGCCAGTGGTGCCATTCTCCCCAGCTCGAGACGCAGCCAGGAGCCCCATCCTTCCTGGCCACTCCTCTTGCCTGTCCCAAACGCTCTGTAAGGGACTGAGCCCAGTGGGGACAGAGCTGCGTCGCCCGATTTGCCATCTGTCCATTTGCCATTTGGCATAGAGTCCTGGCTCCGGCACCGtgccgcctgccttctgggtggAGTGGCAGGCGGCCATGTGGGGCCAGCTGTGAGTCAGCCTCATAAATGGGGTGACGGGCCAGGCCAGCGAGGGCTGGTGTCACAACCCAGAGGAGGCCTCCGAGAGCCGTCCGGGAGGGCGGAACGCGGCGGGCTCCTCCGCGGATGACTCTGGCCTACTGGACCCGTGGCTGGGGCCCCCAGGCATAGGAGGCAGAGCCGCTCAGAATAACCCCGCTCCCTCCATCCGCCCTCCATCCGCCCGCCGCAGAGGGAGGCCTCGCACCGCCTGTCTTTCCTCCTCTTACCCTGCACAGTGAGAGCAAGCCAGTCCATGTGGCCCGGGCCCAGAGCCTGagggctcccgggggggggggggggtagggcttCTAAATGTGGAAGCCCCCTCCCCCTTGGTTGACGGAGTCATCTGATGCCCATCAGGAGATGGGGAGTTAGGAAAGAAACCCCAAACCAGTGAGACTCTCTAGGACAGTCGAGCCTCCTGCGATTGGCCACCCGTGTCCCCCGCGCCCCGAAGCCATCAGGAGTGGGGAAGATGATGGGGTCAGCTCCCATCCCGGAGCTCTTCCCTTTCCGTGAGGGAGGCGGGGCGCACGGCCTTCTCCTGGCCCTGACCCTTGGCCTGTACCCCAGCCTTTGATGACCCGTATGCCCTGGTGGTGCTGGCCGAGGAGGAGCTGGTGGTGATCGACCTGCGGACGGACGGCTGGCCGCCAGTGCAGCCCCCCTACCTGGCCTCCCTGCACTGCTCCGCCATCACCTGCTCCCACCACGTCTCCAACATCCCGCTCAAGCTGTGGGAGCGCATCATGGCCGCGGGCAGCCGGCAGAAGGCGCACTTCTCCGGCATGGTaggtccagccccagcccccaaccTGCCTCCCACCCTGGGGGGCGGGCCGTCCCACCCagacttcctgcccccccccttccccaggactggcccatcGACGGCGGCAccagcctggccccgcccccaccccagcggGACCTGCTGCTCACAGGGTAGGTGGTCCAGATGCCACTTCTCTTCCTGGGGCGTGGGGGCTGGGGTTGGGAGCGGGACCCCAAGGGCTGCGTGCCGGTCCCCCGGGCACCTCCGGCTGGCATCACTCACCAGAGGCGGGTGGGCTCTGGCGGCAGGCACGAAGATGGCACCGTGCGGTTCTGGGATGCCTCCGGCGTCTGTTTGCGGCTGCTGTACAAACTCAGCACGGTGCGTGTGTTCCTCACCGACACAGACCCCAGCGAGAGCCTCAACGTCCAGGGCGAGGACGAGTGGCCCCCCCTCCGCAAGGTGACGCCACGGACCTGGGgagtggtgggggctggggagaacCGGCTGGGACCGGCTCACAAAGCTTCTCTTCCTTGGCAGGTGGGCTCCTTTGACCCCTACAGTGATGACCCCAGGCTGGGCATACAGAAGATTTTCCTCTGCAAATACAGCGGCTACCTGGCTGTGGCAGGCACGGCAGGGCAGGTAGCAGGCTGGGCTGAGTGGGGATTGAGGGCAGCGGGGTGGGTACCCGGGCAGCAGGGGCGGGAACAACCTTCTGAGAGACCTCACGTGGCGCTCGGTTCCGGTGGATGGAatacgccctcccccccccggggtggTTGCCTCCTCTCCGGGGACTGCACGCCAGGGCTGGGCTCCAGCAGAGGCCTGCGGACCGCCACTCGGGTCTCGGGTTTCTTCCGCCCCCTGGGTGCCTGGGTTTCTCTGAGCGGTCTGTCTCCCCGCGCAGGTGCTGGTGCTGGAGCTGAACGACGAGGCGGCGGAGCACGCCGTGGAGCAGGTGGAGGCGGACCTGCTGCAGGACCAGGAGGGCTACCGCTGGAAGGGCCACGAGCGCCTGGCAGCCCGCCCGGGGCCTGTGCGCTTCGAGCCTGGCTTCCAGCCCTTCGTGCTGGTGCAGTGCCAGCCTCCAGCCGTGGTCACCTCCTTGGCCCTGCACTCCGAGTGGCGGCTCGTGGCCTTCGGCACCAGCCACGGCTTCGGCCTCTTCGACCACCAGCAGCGGCGGCAGGTCTTCGTCAAGTGAGCGGCGCCGCCGGGGCCGGGGTCTGGGACTGGGGCCTTGCGGGGGGACCCCTGCCGCCCTGCAGCACTGATGGCCTTGCGTCTCTCCCACCCCAGGTGCACATTGCACCCCAGCGACCAGCTGGCCTTGGAGGGCCCGCTGTCCCGGGTGAAGTCCCTCAAGAAGTCCCTGCGCCAGTCCTTCCGCCGGATGCGCCGCAGCGGGGTGTCTAACCGGAAGCGGCGGCCGGCGGGCCCCCCGGGGGAGGTGAGGCCCCGGGCCAAGCCCAGCGCAGCCACTGGCAGAACCACGGGGGGCTCCCTCGCCGGACAGGACATGTGTCTCTgcttttgtgcctcagtttccccaaatacaaaaggaaatagTTGTGATTCTGAACTTACAGATAAGTCCCCAGTAGATTTTAGTGGTTTTCCTATTCTTTGTTCCCTGTCCCAACATGTGGGGAGATGCCCCCGTGAGATACCTCCTACTCGAACAAAGCCCCCTGGGGCCCCGGCTAGACAGGTGACTGGCATTGAGCAAGTCGGCGCCCCTGGCCAGGGCACACCCCCCGAGCCTCAGCCCGGCCGCTCCCCGTACAGATGCAGGCCGCGAGCGCCAAGGCAGAGCGGACGGGCCTGCAGAACATGGAGTTGGCACCCGTGCAGCGCAAGATTGAGGCCCGCTCGGCCGAGGACTCCTTCACCGGCTTCGTCCGGACCCTGTACTTCGCTGACACCTACTTGAGGGACAGTGAGTGTTCACGCGGCGTGGATAGGCGGACGCCTGTCTCAGGAGCAGGGGCTGGAGAGCGGAGCTCTCCCACGCCTCTCCCGCCCTCTGCCCGGGCCTGTGAGTCAGGCCGCCCTGGCTTCCGACCCAGGCGCCACCACTCTTGAGAAAGATGGCCCCAGACCTATCGTtcaacctctctgggcctcagcttccCCTCTGTGAAACGAGGGAGGGCTGCCTTCCCCCAACGTGGCCGGGAGGGTTAGGGGGTAGCACGGTGCCCGCTGGTACCCACGGCACGAGGGGAGCGTGGGGGCACGGCAGGGGGCGCCCCCTGCTCTGTCCCAGCCAGCCACGACTGGTGCTGGGTTCAGGACCAGCTGTGTGTAGGGCCTAGCACCTGTCCATGTCAGAGAAGGAACAGGCTTAAAGCAACTCGCTGTCTTGGTGGCGGCGCTCGCTGGCGAGGCTGGGTTGGAAGCCGAGACCGCCCTCCTAGCCTCACCCAGAGCCGAGGGTTAGCGACCCCGCCTTTGCTCCTCGGCAGGCTCCCGCCACTGCCCCTCGCTGTGGGCCGGCACCAAC
This sequence is a window from Perognathus longimembris pacificus isolate PPM17 chromosome 17, ASM2315922v1, whole genome shotgun sequence. Protein-coding genes within it:
- the Llgl2 gene encoding LLGL scribble cell polarity complex component 2 isoform X3 — encoded protein: MRRFLRPGHDPARERLKRDLFQFNKTVEHGFPHQPSALGYSPSLRILAIGTRSGAVKLYGAPGVEFMGLHQENNAVTQIHFLPGQCQLVTLLDDNSLHLWSLKVKGGLSELQEEETYTLRGPPGAPPSATQITVVLPHSSGELLYLGTESGSVFVVQLPSFRTLDSHTVSSDAVLQWLPEEARNRRVFEMVEALQEHPRDPTQILIGYSRGLVVIWDLQGSRVLYHFLCSQQLENVSWQRDGRLIVTCHSDGSHCQWPVSGEAKQSEPLRSCMPYGPFPCKAITKIFWLTTRQGLPFTIFQGGMPRASYGDRHCISVVRDGQQTAFDFTSRVIDFTVLTEADPAAAFDDPYALVVLAEEELVVIDLRTDGWPPVQPPYLASLHCSAITCSHHVSNIPLKLWERIMAAGSRQKAHFSGMDWPIDGGTSLAPPPPQRDLLLTGHEDGTVRFWDASGVCLRLLYKLSTVRVFLTDTDPSESLNVQGEDEWPPLRKVGSFDPYSDDPRLGIQKIFLCKYSGYLAVAGTAGQVLVLELNDEAAEHAVEQVEADLLQDQEGYRWKGHERLAARPGPVRFEPGFQPFVLVQCQPPAVVTSLALHSEWRLVAFGTSHGFGLFDHQQRRQVFVKCTLHPSDQLALEGPLSRVKSLKKSLRQSFRRMRRSGVSNRKRRPAGPPGEMQAASAKAERTGLQNMELAPVQRKIEARSAEDSFTGFVRTLYFADTYLRDSSRHCPSLWAGTNGGTVYAFSLRVPPAERRTEEPVRAEQAKEIQLMHRAPVVGILVLDGRSVPLPEPLEVAHDLSKSPDMQGSHQLLVVSEEQFKVFTLPKVSAKLKLKLTALEGSRVRRVGVAHFGSSRAEDYGEHHLAVLTNLGDIQVVSLPLLKPQVRYSCIRREDVSGIASCVFTKYGQGFYLISPSEFERFSLSTKWLVEPRCLVNSVKTQNHSRPSNGNGAGPERGPGQARNTGSQSQGAAGSHLGQERAGQRARGRPASPLPFREEGWPSDGARPAQRRESPKGNPERAGGGARQNEQHRCPGCKLTTHY